In Colwellia sp. M166, a genomic segment contains:
- a CDS encoding SDR family oxidoreductase, which translates to MINKTTSANAIEKAKVALIVGASGLIGQHLLTQLLASSSYSKVIALVRKPLTFTHPKLIQWQVDFQQLATELAAQETGQSSVRATFAGNGFPAIDDIFCTLGSTIKKAGSKA; encoded by the coding sequence GTGATTAACAAAACGACGAGTGCTAACGCGATAGAAAAAGCTAAGGTTGCTTTAATTGTTGGTGCCAGTGGCTTAATTGGCCAACACTTGTTAACGCAACTATTGGCGAGTTCAAGCTATAGTAAAGTTATTGCCTTAGTACGTAAACCACTGACTTTTACGCATCCTAAGCTGATACAATGGCAGGTAGATTTTCAGCAACTAGCAACTGAATTGGCAGCTCAGGAAACTGGTCAATCTAGCGTTAGAGCAACCTTTGCTGGCAATGGCTTCCCCGCTATTGATGATATATTTTGTACCCTGGGTAGCACAATAAAAAAAGCCGGCTCTAAAGCCTAA